A genomic region of Dreissena polymorpha isolate Duluth1 chromosome 4, UMN_Dpol_1.0, whole genome shotgun sequence contains the following coding sequences:
- the LOC127879112 gene encoding uncharacterized protein LOC127879112, which produces MHKQEKKYNIFLQLPLLCTRDIFVVIKSGFEFLIPKLSKPKKIIKHRGLYSPTALHNAYLKVKDSGLPVRTVAKQYGVPHTTLWDRVKGVIDPGCLKPGPAPLFSQEEEVKLVDHVKTMAALGYGYTIREVVASATNYAVFLGKRPNDKPLSVKWFKGFQQRWPELRVVRPRALSNYRAEATSEANVHEYFNNLMSVVEKHDLHNKPECVYNVDEKGIQTEHTPPFIISGTLKAPAVTSSGSCVTTIIGCGNALGTQLPPFFVFKGKRLNADLLQGSTQGSSGCMSDSGWSNSAVFLNYMDTHFLRYVQRVNKSQPILVLLDGLKSHINVLVLDWAKKKNIILFILPAHTSHVLQPLDVGCFGPLQKIYNSMCHRFIRENPSTKITRYNVAPLGSAAYVAATSVENLRSAFKKSGVFTVDESAVSKGHFTTSLPYVAEPSVPEINKNMHERNPDGFFTKQKLLLTKRKNLTKERKRTTFLNLHLAK; this is translated from the exons ATGCACAAACAAGAGaagaaatacaatatatttttacaattaccTTTGCTGTGTACGCGTGACATATTCGTCGTGATAAAGTCTGGATTCGAATTCCTAATCCCGAAATTG tCTAAACCTAAGAAGATAATTAAACACAGAGGTCTTTACTCACCAACAGCTCTTCACAATGCATACCTAAAAGTAAAAGACAGTGGCTTGCCAGTAAGAACTGTTGCAAAACAGTATGGTGTTCCCCATACTACACTATGGGACCGTGTGAAAGGGGTTATTGACCCTGGATGCCTCAAACCCGGACCAGCTCCACTCTTCTCTCAGGAAGAAGAGGTCAAACTAGTTGACCATGTCAAGACAATGGCTGCCCTTGGGTATGGTTATACTATCCGTGAAGTTGTAGCAAGTGCTACAAACTATGCAGTGTTCCTTGGTAAGAGGCCAAATGATAAACCTttgtctgtgaaatggtttaaggGTTTCCAGCAGCGATGGCCTGAGTTGCGAGTTGTTCGTCCGAGGGCACTGTCCAACTACAGAGCTGAAGCCACATCAGAGGCCAATGTTCATGAATATTTCAACAATTTGATGAgcgttgttgaaaaacatgacctccACAACAAACCTGAGTGTGTCTATAACGTTGACGAAAAAGGTATCCAAACAGAGCATACCCCACCATTCATAATAAGTGGCACATTGAAGGCACCAGCAGTTACTTCGTCAGGGTCCTGCGTTACAACAATAATTGGATGCGGCAACGCATTAGGCACACAGCTTCCACCATTCTTTGTGTTCAAAGGGAAACGCCTGAATGCAGATCTGTTACAAGGGTCTACACAAGGGTCATCAGGGTGTATGTCTGACAGTGGCTGGTCAAATTCAGCTGTGTTTTTAAACTACATGGACACCCATTTCCTCAGATATGTGCAAAGAGTGAACAAGTCACAGCCTATCCTTGTTCTGCTTGATGGCCTTAAAAGCCACATAAATGTTCTAGTGCTGGATTGGGCAAAGAAGAAAAACATTATTCTATTCATCTTACCGGCCCACACAAGCCATGTCCTTCAACCCCTTGATGTGGGTTGTTTTGGACCCCTTCAAAAAATCTACAACTCCATGTGTCACAGATTTATCAGAGAAAATCCCTCTACAAAAATCACAAGGTACAATGTTGCTCCTCTTGGATCTGCTGCATACGTAGCAGCAACGTCTGTCGAAAATCTTCGATCTGCCTTCAAGAAATCAGGTGTATTTACTGTTGACGAGTCAGCTGTTAGCAAGGGGCATTTTACCACTTCGCTACCATATGTTGCTGAACCATCTGTTcctgaaatcaacaaaaacatgcatgaaagAAATCCTGATGGTTTTTTTACGAAGCAGAAGTTGTTATTAACAAAAAGAAAGAATTTAACAAAGGaaagaaaaagaacaacattCTTGAATTTACATCTGGCAAAGTAA